A DNA window from Maribellus comscasis contains the following coding sequences:
- a CDS encoding peroxiredoxin has protein sequence MKTLVFTFVLFLGFTAQIFSKDLHVGDKAPDFTATSVDGTKWNLGDHLGNKNIVVYFYPAAMTGGCTKQACAYRDFSSDLESADALVVGISGDNVEGLKIFRDSYDLNFPLLSDMSGEIAGKFGVPTRDGGTIEREIDGKTVELTRGATASRWTFIIDKEGKVIYKNEDVDASGDPKDVLTFLKNNS, from the coding sequence ATGAAAACACTGGTTTTTACGTTTGTCCTGTTTTTAGGATTTACAGCACAAATTTTCTCAAAAGATCTTCATGTGGGAGATAAAGCGCCGGATTTTACAGCAACATCAGTCGACGGCACAAAGTGGAACCTGGGTGATCACCTTGGGAACAAAAATATTGTAGTTTATTTTTACCCGGCTGCCATGACAGGAGGATGTACCAAACAGGCATGTGCTTACCGCGACTTTAGCAGCGACTTAGAATCTGCCGACGCTTTGGTTGTTGGAATTAGCGGAGATAATGTAGAAGGATTAAAAATATTCAGAGATTCTTATGATTTAAATTTCCCGTTACTTTCTGATATGTCAGGTGAAATTGCAGGTAAATTTGGAGTACCAACAAGAGACGGAGGCACCATAGAACGTGAAATCGATGGAAAAACCGTTGAACTCACCCGAGGAGCAACAGCAAGCCGTTGGACATTTATCATTGACAAAGAAGGAAAAGTAATTTATAAAAATGAAGATGTTGATGCAAGCGGAGATCCGAAAGATGTGCTTACTTTTTTAAAAAATAATTCTTAG
- a CDS encoding GNAT family N-acetyltransferase: MNFEFKYFSELSLEELYEILQLRAEIFVVEQDCVYNDLDGLDKNAVHQFLREDGKIVAYSRLLKPGTRFSEYSIGRVIVKKSERGKGIGCRMMKDAMSFILNNWNATKIKISAQKYLQNFYESLGFIIVTEEYLEDGIPHYGMIYQKKNRKNS, from the coding sequence ATGAATTTTGAGTTTAAATATTTTAGTGAATTATCACTGGAAGAATTATACGAAATACTACAACTCAGAGCCGAAATTTTTGTTGTTGAACAGGATTGTGTTTACAACGATTTGGATGGTTTGGACAAAAATGCTGTCCACCAATTTCTCCGGGAAGATGGAAAAATTGTTGCCTATTCGAGGTTACTAAAACCCGGAACACGTTTTTCTGAGTATTCCATTGGAAGAGTAATCGTCAAAAAATCGGAAAGGGGCAAGGGAATTGGTTGTCGTATGATGAAGGATGCAATGTCATTCATTTTAAATAACTGGAATGCCACTAAAATAAAAATCAGTGCACAAAAGTATCTGCAAAATTTTTATGAAAGCCTGGGATTTATAATTGTTACAGAAGAATACCTTGAAGATGGAATACCTCATTATGGAATGATATACCAAAAGAAAAACCGAAAGAATTCCTAA
- a CDS encoding GntP family permease, translated as MSTPFLIFIVISAVALLLLMVLKLKISAFISLLITAIYVGIVAGMPLNGITQAIQDGMAGTLGFVATVVGLGAIFGQMLESSGGAESLAHYLVKKFGTDKASWAMVITGFIVAIPVFLDVGFIILVPIIYALSRDTKKSLLYYGIPLLAGLAVTHSFIPPTPGPVAVADIINVQLGWVILLGVILGFPTAVIAGPIWGKFISKKIYIEPPSEIDIQQKKDYDENNLPSFRLIAIIIAVPLFLILVNTFTGLAVSKEIVEKSIWTDILEFVGHPFSALIIATLIATYFLCIRRGLEKQKILDLSTKALGPAGIIILITGAGGVLKQILVDSGIGKIMAESMAGSALPPILLAWLLAAVVRVTQGSATVAMITAAGIIAPVLGEFGLSDPERALVVLAIASGATLLSHVNDSGFWLVGKYFGMNEKQTLQSWTVMESIIAICGLVFTLLASLFF; from the coding sequence ATGTCAACACCGTTTCTGATTTTTATTGTTATTTCAGCAGTTGCGCTTTTACTTTTAATGGTTTTAAAATTAAAAATCAGCGCATTTATTTCTTTATTAATAACAGCCATTTATGTAGGAATTGTGGCAGGAATGCCGCTTAACGGGATAACACAGGCTATTCAGGATGGAATGGCAGGAACACTTGGTTTTGTTGCAACAGTGGTGGGGCTGGGAGCTATTTTTGGGCAAATGCTGGAAAGTTCAGGGGGAGCCGAATCGCTGGCGCATTACCTGGTGAAAAAATTTGGGACAGACAAAGCCTCATGGGCAATGGTAATCACAGGTTTTATTGTGGCCATCCCAGTGTTTCTCGATGTTGGATTTATTATATTGGTGCCCATTATTTATGCACTTTCCCGCGACACAAAAAAATCGCTGTTGTATTATGGAATTCCGCTGCTTGCAGGGCTGGCCGTAACCCACAGTTTTATTCCTCCCACGCCCGGCCCGGTTGCTGTAGCCGATATTATTAATGTTCAATTGGGGTGGGTCATTTTACTGGGTGTTATTTTGGGATTTCCAACTGCTGTAATTGCAGGCCCCATTTGGGGAAAATTTATTTCAAAAAAAATCTACATCGAACCTCCTTCGGAAATTGATATTCAGCAGAAAAAAGATTACGATGAAAATAACCTGCCTTCATTTCGTTTGATCGCCATAATTATAGCAGTTCCTTTATTTTTAATTTTAGTTAATACATTTACCGGTTTAGCTGTAAGTAAAGAAATTGTTGAAAAATCAATCTGGACAGATATTCTTGAATTTGTGGGACACCCGTTCTCAGCGTTAATTATCGCAACTTTAATAGCCACTTACTTTTTATGTATCCGCCGCGGATTAGAGAAACAAAAAATTCTTGACCTTAGTACAAAGGCACTTGGACCGGCCGGAATTATCATTTTAATTACTGGTGCAGGTGGTGTACTAAAACAAATTTTGGTAGATAGCGGTATTGGGAAAATCATGGCAGAATCGATGGCCGGTTCAGCCCTTCCTCCAATTTTGCTTGCATGGCTGCTGGCTGCTGTGGTAAGGGTAACTCAAGGTTCGGCAACCGTTGCCATGATTACTGCTGCCGGAATAATTGCTCCGGTTTTAGGAGAATTTGGGTTGAGCGACCCTGAAAGAGCGCTTGTGGTTTTGGCTATCGCTTCCGGGGCAACACTTCTTTCACATGTTAACGACAGTGGTTTCTGGCTGGTTGGGAAATATTTTGGGATGAATGAAAAACAAACCCTGCAATCGTGGACAGTTATGGAGTCGATAATTGCAATTTGCGGATTGGTATTTACACTGTTAGCCAGCCTTTTCTTTTAA
- a CDS encoding cobalamin B12-binding domain-containing protein has product MSDLLTKISDCIEFGKINKAAPYPPQMKDMDGTDELTRQALDSGISAQRILSEGLMPGMEKVGVKFRENKVFVPQVLMSAKAMSTALVHLKPYFLSGEVKQKGTLIIGTVEGDLHDIGKNLVSMMVEGNGWKVVDLGTDVSADKFVEALRKNENAIIGLSALLTTTMVNMERITKSIKEAMPDAKIAIGGAPVNDDFRQRIGADAYSPDPQGLVEYLNSLVA; this is encoded by the coding sequence ATGAGTGATCTACTAACCAAAATTTCAGATTGTATAGAATTTGGGAAAATTAATAAAGCTGCACCTTATCCGCCTCAAATGAAAGATATGGATGGAACCGATGAACTAACCAGACAAGCATTGGATTCTGGTATTTCTGCCCAAAGAATACTTTCAGAGGGATTGATGCCTGGGATGGAAAAAGTTGGTGTCAAATTCAGAGAGAATAAAGTGTTTGTTCCCCAGGTTCTTATGTCGGCAAAAGCAATGAGCACTGCTTTGGTACATTTAAAGCCTTACTTTCTTTCCGGCGAAGTAAAACAAAAAGGAACCCTAATTATTGGTACTGTTGAAGGAGATTTGCACGACATTGGGAAAAACCTGGTTTCGATGATGGTAGAAGGAAACGGTTGGAAGGTTGTGGATTTAGGAACGGACGTGTCTGCTGATAAATTTGTTGAAGCCCTTCGGAAAAATGAAAATGCAATTATTGGCCTTTCTGCGTTACTGACAACAACAATGGTTAATATGGAACGAATTACAAAATCGATAAAAGAAGCTATGCCGGATGCAAAAATTGCAATTGGCGGTGCACCGGTAAATGATGATTTCAGGCAAAGAATAGGCGCTGACGCCTACTCTCCTGATCCTCAGGGGCTGGTGGAATATTTAAATTCACTTGTTGCTTAA
- a CDS encoding homocysteine S-methyltransferase family protein: MGKIVELIKRGKILVSDGAWGTFLQQKGLQPGECPEEWNSKHPEKVLEIAQSYIDAGSDLIETNSFGGTRFKLEKYGLGDKVFELNKAAAEISRKAAGDKFVLGSVGPTGKILMMGDVTEEELYDAFKEQAKGLEAGGADAIMIETMTDLDEARLAIRAAKENTKLEVFCTMTFEKTVDGTFRSMMGVSPTDMVTTIIDAGAELIGANCGNGIANMIGIVEEIRQINKDIPVLVHANAGMPVYKDGETVFPESPEEMAMLIPKIISAGANMIGGCCGTTPEHIQKVREIVDGK, translated from the coding sequence ATGGGGAAAATAGTAGAACTGATAAAGAGAGGCAAAATACTAGTCTCCGACGGTGCCTGGGGAACTTTTCTTCAGCAAAAGGGATTGCAGCCTGGTGAATGTCCTGAAGAGTGGAATAGTAAACATCCTGAGAAAGTGCTGGAAATTGCGCAGAGTTATATTGATGCCGGTTCTGATTTGATTGAAACCAACAGTTTTGGTGGAACTCGTTTTAAACTTGAAAAATATGGTCTGGGTGATAAAGTTTTTGAACTAAACAAGGCAGCAGCAGAAATTAGCAGAAAAGCTGCCGGAGATAAGTTTGTATTGGGTTCGGTTGGCCCCACGGGTAAAATTCTGATGATGGGAGACGTTACCGAAGAAGAGTTGTACGATGCTTTTAAAGAACAGGCCAAAGGATTGGAAGCGGGCGGCGCCGATGCAATTATGATTGAAACTATGACCGATTTGGATGAAGCGCGATTAGCCATTCGGGCTGCAAAAGAAAACACCAAATTGGAAGTGTTTTGTACAATGACGTTTGAAAAAACGGTGGATGGTACGTTTCGTTCGATGATGGGCGTATCACCAACTGATATGGTAACCACTATTATTGACGCCGGTGCTGAGTTGATAGGTGCAAACTGTGGAAATGGAATCGCCAATATGATTGGGATTGTTGAAGAAATTCGTCAAATCAATAAAGATATTCCGGTTTTGGTCCATGCAAACGCAGGAATGCCTGTATATAAAGACGGAGAAACAGTTTTTCCTGAAAGCCCGGAGGAAATGGCCATGCTTATTCCCAAAATTATTTCTGCCGGAGCAAATATGATTGGAGGTTGTTGCGGCACAACACCGGAGCATATTCAAAAGGTGAGGGAAATTGTCGATGGGAAATGA
- a CDS encoding tetratricopeptide repeat protein codes for MKLKIIIISVFSLFVYSFSVAQTIDETYDFANQQFRLGNYQKALVEFQRVAFFDSQDKYNDVYQKIGDSFFALNDYNMAAQNYSVAIRIAQTDSLQIELIFKKANCFFRQKNFLLALNELFVISEPESAYLKNKYHLYLATSYFGIGDYNSALNYFGELFPRQMNEELAEIFEDFENYNQRFRPDKIKTMSMLLPGLGQFYTGNILKGLNSFVLIGGIAVATVFIWQAYGFLNAFLSTSSWYYRYYTGGYKHAKDLAVHKLEHNREAVYQSVLQLVEENIDKMK; via the coding sequence ATGAAGCTAAAAATAATTATTATAAGCGTTTTTAGTTTGTTTGTGTATTCGTTTTCAGTGGCGCAAACCATTGATGAAACGTATGACTTTGCAAACCAACAGTTCAGGCTTGGAAATTACCAAAAGGCGCTGGTTGAATTTCAGCGTGTAGCTTTTTTTGATTCACAAGACAAGTATAACGATGTTTATCAAAAAATTGGAGATTCATTCTTTGCTTTGAATGATTACAATATGGCGGCACAAAACTATAGTGTGGCCATAAGAATAGCGCAAACTGACAGTTTACAAATCGAGCTGATTTTCAAAAAAGCAAATTGTTTTTTTAGACAAAAGAATTTTCTGCTTGCACTAAACGAGCTATTTGTGATTTCAGAACCGGAATCGGCTTACCTCAAAAACAAATATCATCTGTACCTCGCTACCAGCTATTTCGGAATTGGCGATTATAACAGCGCCCTTAATTACTTCGGAGAACTCTTCCCGCGGCAGATGAACGAGGAACTTGCGGAAATTTTTGAGGATTTTGAGAACTACAACCAACGTTTCAGACCGGACAAAATTAAAACGATGAGCATGCTGTTGCCCGGGCTGGGACAATTTTACACCGGGAATATTTTAAAAGGATTAAACTCTTTTGTTCTTATTGGAGGAATTGCTGTTGCTACCGTTTTTATTTGGCAGGCCTATGGTTTTCTCAACGCTTTTTTGTCAACAAGTTCGTGGTATTACCGTTATTATACCGGCGGATATAAACACGCCAAAGATCTTGCGGTGCATAAATTGGAACACAACAGAGAAGCGGTTTATCAGTCTGTTCTTCAACTTGTGGAAGAAAATATCGATAAAATGAAATGA
- the yidD gene encoding membrane protein insertion efficiency factor YidD, translating into MTRSTIMNWNMSKVGNILILLLFVFLLLAGKLNAQNNDPYGFKNLEGLFEAGEHVIPKYSSTGDKQKNELEFILATGFNTYKAFFSSQDNPSCVFYPSCSVYSVEAFQQKGLLLGTLYTFDRLSRCHRLVKANEYIYNPEKQRFYDPLN; encoded by the coding sequence ATGACTCGGAGTACCATTATGAACTGGAACATGAGTAAAGTAGGAAATATTCTGATACTGCTGCTGTTTGTCTTTCTGTTACTTGCAGGAAAATTAAACGCGCAAAATAACGACCCCTACGGTTTTAAAAATTTAGAGGGACTTTTTGAAGCGGGCGAACATGTGATACCTAAATATTCTTCAACCGGCGATAAACAAAAAAATGAACTGGAGTTTATTCTGGCAACCGGATTTAATACTTACAAAGCTTTTTTTTCATCGCAGGATAACCCCAGTTGTGTTTTCTACCCTTCATGCTCGGTATATTCTGTTGAAGCATTTCAGCAAAAAGGATTATTACTGGGGACGCTTTATACATTTGACCGGCTTTCCAGGTGCCATCGTTTAGTTAAAGCAAATGAGTATATTTATAACCCCGAGAAACAACGATTTTATGATCCGCTTAACTAA
- a CDS encoding CobW family GTP-binding protein, with translation MNIFVGNMQNIPFHIISGFLGSGKTTLLKQIIEKYSDKTKIGIIQNEFAPANIDGAGLRKDGKSIHLLEIKNGSVFCVCLMGSFVRSLEKFVDEVQPEAVIIESSGLSDTTSVAEVVSSGTLSEKIFLASNWCIVDAVNFSKVGLQKQRVVHQLRMADVVVINKTDLIKNGTDELKKEIRSINPFAEIKEASFCNVDFQLGGAAADKLYFSDQKALARPDISSMVIKSNKKVSEQALLSFLNEWSPKALRIKGFVNLSNDKSVAVQCTFGSVELKYIENLSQPGELIALTTEFSIHEWNKAFKKLK, from the coding sequence TTGAATATTTTTGTTGGCAATATGCAAAATATTCCGTTTCACATTATTTCCGGTTTTTTGGGGAGTGGGAAAACTACTCTTCTGAAACAGATTATCGAAAAATATTCTGATAAGACTAAAATTGGAATTATCCAGAATGAATTTGCACCCGCAAATATAGATGGAGCCGGCCTCAGAAAAGATGGAAAAAGCATTCACCTTCTCGAAATAAAAAATGGTTCGGTTTTTTGTGTTTGTTTAATGGGGAGTTTTGTTCGTTCACTGGAGAAATTTGTCGATGAAGTTCAACCGGAAGCCGTAATAATAGAATCTTCCGGACTTTCGGATACTACCTCAGTTGCCGAAGTTGTATCTTCCGGTACTTTATCGGAGAAAATTTTTTTGGCATCCAACTGGTGTATTGTCGACGCCGTAAATTTTTCAAAAGTTGGATTGCAAAAACAACGGGTAGTCCACCAGCTGAGAATGGCGGATGTGGTTGTAATTAACAAAACCGATTTGATAAAAAACGGGACAGATGAATTAAAAAAGGAAATAAGGAGTATTAATCCGTTTGCTGAAATAAAAGAGGCCAGTTTTTGCAATGTCGATTTTCAGTTAGGCGGGGCAGCTGCGGACAAATTGTATTTTTCAGATCAAAAAGCACTTGCCCGGCCTGATATTTCTTCCATGGTAATAAAAAGCAACAAAAAGGTGTCGGAACAGGCATTGTTGAGCTTTTTAAATGAATGGTCGCCCAAAGCTTTAAGAATAAAAGGGTTTGTTAATCTGAGTAATGATAAATCAGTTGCAGTTCAGTGTACCTTTGGTTCTGTGGAGTTGAAGTATATCGAAAATCTGTCGCAGCCTGGTGAGCTGATTGCTTTAACCACTGAGTTTTCCATACATGAATGGAACAAAGCATTCAAAAAACTGAAATAG
- a CDS encoding succinate dehydrogenase cytochrome b subunit, whose product MSKFLAASIGRKFLMSITGLFLVAFIAVHLTLNLLLIFDDSGELFNLGANFMATNPAIKIMEPLLGLGFLIHILWSFYLEFQNWKARPVKYDKKNMSGASSWASRNMLVLGALVMVFLIIHIINFFWVIKFDPHTMSTIVIGGEEMEDTYTLVADLFKGSVAYCFFYILGGLLLGFHLSHGFWSAFQTLGLNNKYWMKRWQAIGYAYAIIVAIGFAAIPLYFLVKF is encoded by the coding sequence ATGAGTAAGTTTTTAGCGGCGTCAATTGGACGGAAGTTCCTGATGAGTATCACCGGGCTTTTCCTGGTTGCTTTTATCGCAGTTCACTTGACCTTGAATCTATTGCTGATCTTTGATGACAGCGGTGAGCTTTTTAATTTGGGTGCAAATTTTATGGCAACAAACCCGGCCATTAAAATAATGGAGCCCCTTTTAGGATTAGGTTTTTTAATCCACATTTTATGGTCATTTTATCTGGAGTTTCAAAACTGGAAAGCACGACCTGTAAAGTATGACAAAAAGAACATGAGCGGAGCCAGTAGTTGGGCGTCACGTAATATGCTCGTTTTGGGTGCTTTGGTTATGGTTTTCCTTATTATTCACATTATCAACTTTTTCTGGGTAATTAAGTTTGATCCCCACACCATGAGTACCATTGTTATTGGGGGTGAAGAAATGGAAGATACTTATACCCTTGTTGCCGATTTATTTAAAGGAAGTGTGGCCTATTGCTTCTTTTATATTTTGGGAGGTTTGCTTCTGGGATTCCATCTTTCGCATGGATTCTGGTCGGCTTTTCAAACATTGGGATTAAACAATAAGTACTGGATGAAAAGATGGCAGGCTATTGGCTATGCGTACGCAATTATTGTTGCTATTGGCTTTGCTGCAATCCCGTTGTATTTTCTCGTTAAATTTTAA